The Chryseobacterium suipulveris genome window below encodes:
- a CDS encoding DEAD/DEAH box helicase — MNLFTETNLSPELLKAVGELGFVSPTEIQKQTIPFISSDIRDLIALAQTGTGKTAAFSLPILDMIDDGSRKIQLLVLCPTRELCLQITKDIKNYSKYLPNIKTTAVYGGSSIMEQIRSLREKPQIIVGTPGRVIDLINRKALDFSEIHWLVLDEADEMLSMGFKDDLETILSETPETKQTFLFSATMNKEVERISKNYLTKPHRISVGSINEVKKNITHEYYVVGYRHKKEALKRLIDANPNQYSIIFCRTRMETQEIADFLMQNGYAADALHGDLSQAQRDTVMKKFRLKNIDILVATDVAARGLDVNSLTHVIHYSLPDDPEVFVHRSGRTGRAGKDGISMALIKPEESRKLKQIKSSTKIEISEKKIPTGTEIIKAQVGGVFEKLLTEHADFFEFDDQLIPDLSEFSKEELVHKLLQFQLRDLALYYKDKNDLAEQKFSEDGRESRRERRDRERDGRRGDRRDRDGGRDGGRDSRRSRKNSEDMVRFFFNLGKRDHLKKVDMLDIINKATAKSKSRKRPDIGDIEIMEKFSFFEVEKSFKDEVLRGLPNLKFKGKEMRAEVAN, encoded by the coding sequence ATGAATTTATTTACGGAGACCAACCTAAGTCCTGAATTATTGAAGGCAGTTGGCGAACTGGGCTTTGTGAGCCCAACAGAAATCCAAAAACAGACTATTCCTTTTATCTCTTCAGATATTCGCGATCTCATCGCACTTGCGCAAACAGGAACAGGCAAAACAGCAGCATTTTCGCTTCCGATTTTGGATATGATTGACGACGGGAGTCGCAAAATCCAATTATTGGTGCTGTGTCCTACAAGAGAACTTTGTTTGCAGATTACCAAAGACATTAAAAATTACTCGAAATACCTACCCAACATCAAGACCACTGCGGTTTATGGTGGAAGCAGCATTATGGAGCAAATCCGCTCGCTGCGCGAGAAACCACAGATTATCGTGGGAACTCCGGGAAGGGTAATCGACCTGATCAACAGAAAAGCGCTCGACTTTTCCGAAATCCACTGGCTGGTTTTGGATGAGGCGGATGAAATGCTGTCAATGGGTTTCAAAGACGATCTGGAAACAATCTTGAGCGAAACTCCTGAAACAAAGCAGACTTTTTTATTCTCGGCGACGATGAATAAGGAGGTGGAAAGAATTTCTAAAAACTATTTGACTAAGCCGCACAGAATTTCTGTGGGTTCGATCAACGAGGTTAAGAAAAACATTACCCACGAGTATTATGTAGTTGGTTACCGACACAAAAAAGAGGCGCTGAAAAGGTTGATCGATGCGAATCCGAACCAATATTCCATCATTTTCTGCCGAACCAGAATGGAAACTCAGGAGATTGCAGATTTCCTGATGCAGAACGGTTATGCAGCAGATGCGCTTCACGGAGATCTTTCTCAGGCGCAACGTGACACGGTGATGAAGAAATTCCGTTTGAAAAATATCGACATTCTTGTAGCGACCGATGTTGCAGCGAGAGGTTTGGACGTGAATTCATTAACCCACGTTATCCACTACTCTTTACCAGATGATCCCGAAGTTTTCGTGCACCGAAGCGGAAGAACAGGAAGAGCAGGGAAGGACGGGATTTCGATGGCACTTATTAAACCAGAAGAATCCAGAAAGTTGAAGCAGATTAAATCTTCGACCAAGATTGAGATTTCTGAAAAGAAAATCCCAACAGGAACGGAAATTATCAAGGCGCAAGTAGGTGGAGTTTTCGAAAAATTATTAACGGAACACGCGGACTTCTTCGAGTTCGATGATCAACTGATTCCTGATTTGTCAGAATTCAGCAAAGAAGAGTTGGTACACAAACTTCTGCAATTCCAGCTGAGAGATTTGGCGCTTTACTATAAAGACAAAAATGATTTGGCGGAACAGAAATTCAGCGAAGACGGTAGAGAAAGCCGAAGAGAGAGAAGAGACCGAGAAAGAGACGGCAGAAGAGGCGACAGAAGAGACCGTGATGGCGGAAGAGACGGCGGAAGAGATTCCAGAAGGTCAAGAAAAAACAGCGAGGATATGGTGAGATTCTTCTTTAACCTTGGAAAAAGAGACCATCTGAAGAAAGTGGATATGCTCGACATTATCAATAAGGCGACAGCAAAATCAAAATCCAGAAAACGTCCGGATATCGGCGACATCGAAATTATGGAGAAATTCTCTTTCTTCGAAGTTGAAAAATCGTTTAAGGATGAGGTTTTGAGAGGTTTGCCCAACCTGAAATTCAAAGGAAAAGAGATGCGCGCAGAAGTTGCGAATTAA
- a CDS encoding TlpA family protein disulfide reductase encodes MKNLTFFLIFISAIVFGQKIPSVMKTGFTKEALAQKITSFEGKKIPISQVLKKHEGKILIIDFWASWCKDCILALPATKELKDSNPEIHFVYFSLDRSYDQWKRGLDKYGIAEMENYWFDEGWKNNFNNYIDLNWVPRFMVIDQKGKIAKYYAVHPNDPDLKKVVEGLKEQKP; translated from the coding sequence ATGAAAAATCTCACATTCTTCCTCATTTTTATTTCAGCAATTGTTTTCGGGCAGAAAATTCCGTCGGTGATGAAAACCGGTTTCACTAAGGAAGCGCTGGCTCAGAAAATAACTTCGTTTGAAGGCAAGAAAATTCCGATTTCCCAGGTGTTGAAAAAACACGAAGGAAAAATTCTCATCATCGATTTTTGGGCGAGTTGGTGCAAAGACTGTATTCTTGCGCTTCCTGCAACCAAGGAGTTGAAAGACAGCAATCCCGAAATCCATTTCGTTTATTTTTCGCTCGACCGTTCTTATGACCAATGGAAAAGGGGACTCGATAAATACGGAATCGCCGAAATGGAAAACTACTGGTTTGATGAGGGCTGGAAGAATAATTTCAACAATTATATCGACCTGAACTGGGTTCCGAGATTCATGGTCATTGACCAAAAAGGAAAAATTGCGAAATATTACGCGGTCCATCCAAATGATCCCGACCTAAAAAAAGTAGTCGAGGGATTGAAGGAGCAGAAACCGTGA
- a CDS encoding GIY-YIG nuclease family protein: MKKYFVYILLCTDNSYYTGITSDIDVRLREHQEGYDPKSYTFLRRPVELVFFTEFNDVHQAIAFEKQLKGWSRKKKEAVINGEWEKLPNLSKRKNPNR, encoded by the coding sequence ATGAAAAAATATTTCGTTTACATATTGCTATGTACAGATAATTCCTATTACACAGGAATTACAAGCGATATTGATGTGAGATTAAGAGAGCATCAGGAAGGTTATGATCCTAAATCGTACACCTTTCTAAGAAGGCCAGTCGAATTGGTATTTTTTACTGAATTTAATGACGTCCATCAAGCAATCGCATTCGAGAAACAACTGAAAGGATGGAGTCGAAAAAAGAAAGAAGCAGTAATAAACGGGGAATGGGAAAAACTTCCTAATTTATCGAAACGAAAAAATCCAAATCGTTAA
- a CDS encoding polyprenyl synthetase family protein yields the protein MQFLDEYQKIVADAIEKYKFKDKPKELYEPMNYIISHGGKRLRPIMVLMASDMFGGDIKAALKPALAIEFFHNFTLIHDDIMDEAPLRRNKPTIHTLHGINAGILSGDALLFKAFKFFEDLEPNLFKACMRVFSHTGLLLCEGQQYDINFETKGDVTFNDYIRMITYKTGILSASSFEIGALIAGAEFKDAKAIFNFGKHVGIAFQIMDDYLDVFGNQESFGKKHAGDIVENKKTVLYLLAKENATEAERKELDFWYSRKTDNVDKIYSVEKIFRRTRVDEKTLLLIQKHNEIAQHYLNKINVPDEKKKPFVELANYLLRRES from the coding sequence ATGCAGTTTTTAGACGAGTACCAAAAAATCGTAGCCGACGCAATTGAAAAATATAAGTTCAAAGATAAGCCAAAAGAACTTTATGAACCGATGAACTATATTATTTCCCACGGTGGGAAACGGCTTCGACCAATTATGGTTTTAATGGCGAGCGATATGTTTGGAGGAGATATTAAAGCTGCGTTGAAACCTGCACTGGCGATTGAGTTTTTCCACAACTTCACGCTGATCCACGATGATATTATGGATGAGGCGCCTTTGAGAAGAAATAAGCCGACCATTCATACCCTGCACGGAATCAATGCGGGAATTCTTTCGGGTGATGCACTGCTTTTCAAGGCGTTCAAATTCTTCGAAGATTTGGAACCCAATCTTTTCAAAGCTTGTATGAGGGTTTTTTCACACACCGGACTTCTTCTTTGCGAAGGACAGCAATACGACATTAATTTCGAGACTAAAGGTGATGTGACTTTCAACGACTATATCCGGATGATTACCTACAAAACGGGAATCCTGAGTGCTTCTTCGTTTGAAATCGGAGCATTGATCGCAGGTGCCGAATTCAAGGATGCTAAAGCCATTTTCAATTTCGGTAAACATGTGGGAATCGCGTTCCAGATTATGGATGATTACCTCGACGTCTTCGGGAACCAGGAATCTTTTGGAAAAAAACATGCGGGCGACATTGTAGAAAACAAAAAAACCGTATTATATCTTCTCGCAAAAGAAAACGCCACAGAAGCTGAAAGAAAAGAACTGGATTTCTGGTATTCAAGAAAAACTGACAATGTCGATAAAATCTACAGTGTCGAGAAAATATTCCGCAGAACAAGAGTGGACGAAAAAACGCTTCTGCTGATCCAGAAACATAACGAAATCGCTCAGCATTACCTGAACAAAATTAATGTTCCCGACGAAAAGAAGAAACCGTTTGTTGAACTTGCCAATTATTTGTTGAGAAGAGAATCTTAA
- a CDS encoding alpha-amylase family glycosyl hydrolase: MKKIFLIAGLALFSSCTTLQKSTSQPFSWEGANLYFLLTDRFQNGDKSNDINFGRTEKASVLRGFEGGDLRGIIQKIDDNYFTDLGINAIWMTPIVEQIHGASDEGTGKTYGFHGYWAKDWTALDPNFGTKADLKELIEKAHEKGIRIVLDAVVNHTGPVTAIDPVYPNSWVRTSPQCKYDNYINTTACTLVANLPDILTESNAAAELPQMLVDKWKKEGRYDAEMKSLNEFFSRTGYPKAPKYYIMKWLADYVQEFGIDGYRVDTVKHTNEDVWKDFQKICQEAFDIYKRKNPTKVLDNNLFFTVGEVYGYGISQKQNYDFGDKKVNYYQNGFKSMINFDFKGDANKPYEELFSNYSKILHSDLNGKTVMNYLTSHDDGYPFDKERKKTFEAGTKLLLAPGISQIYYGDETARPLIVKGAEGDANLRSNMNWNDEKNNAETKKLLEHYQKLGQFRAKHPAVGAGVHQMISSSPYWFTRTFNNDKVLIGLDLKSGLKEISTTGIFDNGTKLRDAYSGKTIKIENGKAVIDTPFSVVLFEKY; encoded by the coding sequence ATGAAAAAGATATTCCTTATCGCAGGTTTGGCGCTATTTTCCTCCTGCACAACTTTGCAGAAATCCACCAGTCAACCGTTTTCCTGGGAAGGTGCAAACCTTTATTTTCTATTGACCGACCGTTTTCAGAATGGCGACAAATCCAACGATATTAATTTTGGAAGAACCGAGAAAGCTTCTGTTTTGCGAGGTTTCGAAGGGGGCGATTTGCGCGGGATCATCCAGAAAATCGATGACAATTATTTTACCGATTTGGGAATCAACGCGATTTGGATGACGCCGATTGTGGAGCAGATTCACGGCGCATCCGACGAAGGAACAGGAAAAACTTACGGTTTCCACGGATATTGGGCAAAAGATTGGACCGCGCTCGATCCGAACTTCGGGACAAAAGCAGACCTGAAAGAACTCATCGAAAAAGCTCATGAAAAAGGAATCAGAATTGTTCTCGATGCCGTGGTAAATCACACAGGTCCAGTTACAGCGATCGATCCAGTTTATCCGAATTCTTGGGTACGAACTTCGCCGCAGTGCAAATACGATAATTATATCAACACGACTGCCTGTACTTTGGTGGCGAATCTTCCCGACATTTTAACGGAATCCAACGCAGCTGCGGAACTCCCGCAAATGCTGGTCGATAAATGGAAAAAGGAAGGTCGATACGATGCGGAAATGAAGTCGCTGAACGAATTTTTTTCAAGAACAGGGTATCCGAAAGCGCCGAAATATTATATCATGAAATGGCTCGCTGATTATGTTCAGGAATTCGGGATTGATGGTTATCGTGTTGATACCGTGAAGCATACGAACGAAGATGTGTGGAAGGATTTCCAGAAAATCTGTCAGGAAGCGTTTGATATTTACAAAAGAAAGAATCCGACGAAAGTTTTAGACAATAATCTGTTTTTCACTGTGGGAGAAGTTTATGGATACGGGATTTCGCAAAAACAGAATTACGATTTCGGCGATAAAAAGGTAAATTATTACCAAAATGGTTTTAAGTCGATGATCAATTTCGATTTTAAAGGGGATGCCAACAAACCTTATGAGGAGCTGTTTTCGAACTACTCTAAAATTCTGCATTCTGACCTGAATGGAAAAACGGTGATGAACTACCTGACTTCCCATGACGACGGATATCCTTTCGACAAGGAAAGAAAGAAAACTTTCGAGGCGGGAACGAAATTGCTTCTTGCACCGGGAATTTCACAGATTTACTATGGTGATGAAACAGCGCGTCCGCTAATTGTAAAAGGTGCGGAAGGTGATGCGAATCTCCGTTCAAATATGAATTGGAATGACGAAAAAAACAATGCGGAAACAAAAAAACTTTTGGAACATTACCAAAAACTCGGTCAGTTCAGAGCGAAACATCCTGCAGTTGGAGCGGGAGTTCACCAAATGATTTCGTCGTCGCCATATTGGTTTACGAGAACCTTTAACAATGATAAGGTTTTGATCGGCTTGGATCTGAAATCGGGCTTAAAAGAAATTTCAACAACAGGTATTTTTGATAATGGCACCAAACTTCGTGACGCTTATTCAGGAAAGACTATCAAGATCGAAAACGGAAAAGCAGTGATTGACACACCGTTTTCTGTTGTACTTTTTGAAAAATATTAA
- a CDS encoding DUF2461 domain-containing protein — translation MNHKIENSTLKFLKDLLKNNNREWFNENKHQYTAARENVIQFVDELIDEIALFDEEIGKIDAKKALFRIYRDTRFSKDKSPYKTNFGAGLGMGKGNRIAGYYLHIEPGKSFLAGGVYQPESSVLKEIRKEISMNGKAFLKIIEKDDFRNNFRGLSVENKLQKVPQGFEKDDPMAEYLKLKSFVVIHPISDSDLTNEKAVKNFANIYKSIQPLNDFLEAPFR, via the coding sequence ATGAATCACAAAATAGAAAACTCCACTTTAAAATTTCTCAAAGATTTATTGAAAAACAACAACCGCGAGTGGTTCAACGAAAATAAGCATCAATACACCGCTGCACGCGAAAACGTCATCCAGTTCGTTGATGAGCTTATTGACGAAATCGCCTTATTTGATGAAGAAATCGGGAAAATCGACGCGAAAAAAGCACTGTTCCGAATTTACCGTGACACCCGTTTTTCTAAAGACAAATCGCCCTACAAAACCAATTTCGGCGCAGGTTTAGGAATGGGAAAAGGAAATCGAATTGCAGGATATTACCTTCATATTGAGCCAGGAAAATCTTTTTTGGCGGGAGGAGTTTACCAACCTGAAAGTTCCGTGTTAAAGGAAATCCGAAAAGAAATTTCGATGAACGGAAAAGCGTTTCTAAAGATTATTGAAAAAGATGATTTCAGAAATAATTTCCGTGGGTTGAGTGTCGAAAACAAATTGCAGAAAGTTCCACAAGGTTTTGAAAAAGACGATCCTATGGCGGAATACCTTAAACTGAAGAGCTTTGTCGTAATCCACCCGATTTCAGACAGCGACCTTACCAACGAGAAAGCGGTGAAGAATTTTGCCAACATCTACAAATCCATCCAACCGCTGAATGATTTTTTGGAGGCGCCGTTTCGGTAA
- a CDS encoding inorganic phosphate transporter gives MDLPVLLIVIIVLALIFDYINGFHDAANSIATIVSTKVLTPFQAVLWAAVWNFAAFFVAMYIIGEFKIGNTIAKTVNEEFINLEVIFSGLIAAIFWNLLTWWFGIPSSSSHTLIGGFLGAALMHAFTLDYHSVAAANPGISFVENFQLALKQLFTQSVVKYEKVIPIFLFIFCAPLIGMIVSIIITLIIVNFAKNSNPHKADVQFKRWQLVSSALFSLGHGLNDAQKVMGIIGAAVIYYHVTLIGGNDPYALMDSAERFKHFTTDYIWVPFVSFLAIGLGTMSGGWKIVKTMGTRITKVTPLEGVSAETAGAITLFLTDHLGIPVSTTHTITGSIIGVGLTKRISAVRWGVTVSLLWAWILTIPVSALIAAASYLLVNFVF, from the coding sequence ATGGATTTACCAGTTCTATTAATAGTCATCATCGTACTCGCCTTAATTTTTGACTACATCAACGGTTTTCACGATGCGGCGAACTCGATTGCCACCATCGTTTCAACCAAAGTTCTTACTCCTTTCCAGGCGGTGCTTTGGGCAGCAGTTTGGAATTTTGCCGCATTCTTTGTGGCAATGTATATCATCGGTGAATTCAAGATCGGAAACACGATCGCCAAAACCGTCAACGAAGAATTTATCAACCTCGAAGTTATTTTTTCGGGGCTTATTGCCGCCATTTTCTGGAACCTTTTAACTTGGTGGTTCGGTATTCCTTCGTCATCATCGCATACCCTGATCGGAGGTTTTCTTGGTGCTGCGTTAATGCATGCTTTTACACTGGATTATCATTCAGTTGCTGCCGCCAATCCCGGAATTTCCTTTGTTGAAAACTTCCAGCTCGCGCTCAAACAGCTATTTACGCAGAGCGTTGTGAAGTATGAAAAAGTGATTCCGATCTTCCTTTTCATCTTTTGCGCGCCGTTAATCGGTATGATTGTTTCCATCATAATCACGCTGATTATCGTGAATTTTGCCAAAAACAGCAATCCTCACAAAGCTGATGTGCAGTTCAAGAGATGGCAGCTTGTTTCTTCCGCATTGTTCAGTTTGGGACACGGTCTAAACGACGCACAGAAAGTAATGGGGATTATCGGAGCAGCCGTGATTTATTACCATGTTACTCTGATCGGAGGTAATGATCCGTATGCTTTGATGGATTCTGCAGAAAGATTCAAACACTTTACAACGGATTATATTTGGGTACCTTTCGTGTCTTTCCTTGCCATCGGTTTGGGAACGATGAGTGGTGGTTGGAAAATTGTGAAAACAATGGGAACCAGAATTACAAAGGTTACTCCACTCGAAGGAGTAAGTGCCGAAACAGCGGGAGCGATTACCCTGTTTCTTACCGATCACTTGGGAATTCCGGTTTCTACTACACATACCATTACAGGTTCGATTATCGGTGTGGGATTAACCAAGAGGATTTCGGCAGTTCGATGGGGTGTAACTGTAAGTTTGCTTTGGGCGTGGATTCTTACCATTCCGGTGAGTGCTCTAATTGCTGCTGCATCCTACTTGTTGGTTAATTTTGTATTTTAA
- a CDS encoding DUF47 domain-containing protein, with amino-acid sequence MGIGNIFKAFQPKDKVFFVLFEKVAQSLTAMSKEFHEGLLDFDMNDDTMLKNMSDYEHKLDDLTHEIFVQLGENFITPFDREDINYLASGMDDIADYLYASAKYIYLYKTPLDPAYTEFSLLIHKSCVELENAISNMKDFKNPKAVKESCIKINSYENIADDVLSQATVKLFETGDAINIIKVKSVLEYLEIVTDKAEDVANTIENIVIKYA; translated from the coding sequence ATGGGAATCGGTAATATATTTAAAGCATTCCAGCCAAAAGACAAAGTATTTTTTGTGTTGTTTGAAAAAGTGGCGCAGTCATTAACCGCAATGTCAAAAGAGTTTCATGAAGGACTACTGGACTTCGATATGAACGACGACACGATGCTTAAGAATATGAGCGATTACGAGCATAAACTCGATGATCTGACCCATGAAATTTTTGTGCAGCTGGGCGAAAACTTTATCACTCCGTTTGACCGTGAAGACATCAATTATTTGGCGAGCGGGATGGACGATATTGCGGATTACCTTTACGCATCGGCAAAGTACATTTATCTTTACAAAACGCCGCTTGATCCTGCTTATACCGAATTTTCGCTGTTGATCCATAAGTCTTGTGTAGAGCTTGAAAACGCGATCAGCAACATGAAAGATTTCAAAAATCCAAAAGCGGTAAAAGAATCCTGCATCAAGATCAATTCCTATGAAAATATCGCGGACGATGTTTTGAGTCAGGCAACTGTGAAGCTTTTCGAAACCGGCGACGCGATCAACATCATCAAAGTGAAGTCGGTGCTGGAATACCTTGAAATTGTTACCGACAAGGCAGAAGATGTTGCCAACACTATCGAAAATATCGTTATTAAGTACGCTTAA
- a CDS encoding GNAT family N-acetyltransferase, with protein sequence MYIRKIGISDLAFLQKISIQTFSETFYDMNSAEDMQKYLSENLSENQLKSELENPDSQFFFVEYEQVVLGYLKLNLGKAQTEDLGDSSIEIERIYVLKEFLDLKIGQLLFNKAVEIAKERNAEFIWLGVWEENKRAIRFYEKNGFEIFGKHDFVLGNDVQTDLLMKLKL encoded by the coding sequence ATGTACATCAGAAAAATTGGTATCTCAGATTTAGCGTTCCTTCAGAAAATCAGCATACAGACTTTTTCTGAAACCTTTTACGACATGAATTCCGCGGAGGATATGCAGAAATATCTTTCTGAAAACCTTAGTGAAAACCAGCTGAAATCCGAGCTTGAAAATCCTGATTCTCAATTCTTCTTCGTTGAATATGAACAGGTTGTTTTAGGATATTTGAAATTGAATTTGGGAAAAGCACAGACCGAAGACCTGGGAGATTCATCCATAGAAATCGAGCGAATTTACGTGTTGAAAGAATTCTTAGATTTGAAAATCGGACAACTCCTTTTCAATAAAGCAGTGGAAATCGCAAAAGAACGAAATGCAGAATTCATTTGGCTCGGCGTTTGGGAAGAGAACAAAAGAGCCATCAGATTTTATGAAAAGAACGGATTTGAAATATTTGGCAAACACGATTTCGTACTTGGTAACGATGTGCAGACCGATTTGCTAATGAAACTTAAACTATAA
- a CDS encoding GSCFA domain-containing protein: MKFRTEVHIEDSARKIGVEDKIFSIGSCFSTELSDLLKMGQLQTLNNPFGTVFNPFSINTAIKKLHDSEFYTEDDLISFNNEVISLDHHTSFNSRFAHQTLEKINTSIEAGNLFLQETNWVVITYGTSFIHEFIPRKKLVANCHKIPGKHFEKLLLTQQELEDSINETIDNLNDICKENVQILFTVSPVRHTKDGIVENNLSKSKLTSAIHEVLPRFSNCHYLPIFEIMMDDLRDYRFYKDDMIHPNSQAVTYIFEKFGNSFFSDETMDFVEENFSITKALEHKTDDENNPKYLEFCENLKGRIALQQTKVKHSIFEDKR; this comes from the coding sequence ATGAAATTCCGCACCGAAGTACATATCGAAGACTCAGCAAGAAAAATCGGAGTTGAAGACAAAATCTTTTCAATCGGTTCCTGCTTTTCCACGGAGCTTTCTGATCTGCTGAAAATGGGGCAGCTGCAGACGCTGAACAATCCTTTTGGGACGGTCTTTAATCCTTTTTCGATCAACACGGCGATCAAGAAACTCCACGATTCCGAGTTTTATACGGAAGATGATTTGATTTCTTTTAATAATGAAGTCATTTCGCTCGACCATCACACCAGTTTTAATTCTCGATTTGCGCACCAAACTTTAGAGAAAATAAACACCAGCATTGAAGCTGGGAACCTTTTCTTACAGGAAACTAATTGGGTGGTAATTACTTACGGAACGAGTTTCATCCATGAGTTTATTCCCAGAAAAAAACTCGTCGCCAATTGCCATAAGATTCCCGGAAAGCACTTCGAAAAGCTGCTTTTGACGCAACAGGAACTCGAGGATTCCATTAATGAAACCATTGACAATCTGAACGACATCTGCAAAGAAAATGTGCAAATTCTGTTCACCGTTTCTCCTGTTCGCCACACCAAAGACGGAATCGTAGAAAATAATTTGAGCAAATCCAAACTGACTTCTGCGATCCACGAGGTTTTGCCGCGGTTTTCAAATTGTCACTATTTGCCGATTTTTGAAATCATGATGGACGATTTGCGCGATTACCGTTTCTACAAAGACGATATGATCCATCCGAATTCTCAGGCGGTAACCTACATTTTCGAGAAGTTCGGGAATTCTTTTTTCTCAGATGAAACGATGGATTTTGTGGAAGAAAATTTCAGCATTACCAAAGCACTTGAGCATAAGACCGATGACGAAAACAATCCAAAATATCTGGAATTTTGCGAGAATCTGAAGGGAAGAATTGCGTTACAGCAAACGAAAGTGAAACATTCGATTTTTGAAGATAAAAGGTAA